The following proteins are encoded in a genomic region of Emys orbicularis isolate rEmyOrb1 chromosome 19, rEmyOrb1.hap1, whole genome shotgun sequence:
- the DDN gene encoding dendrin: protein MLGCPVRGGHGQRGAPGTGHLQICKRTDLLVVEINTVSCCSHGSAMDPGHWPGRGSGTPWIYRSISGEYACLEKRFAAELWPARRPGPRGHQDATWSKTIPLPQPPSSGDPRGLRLLGKGARGDQDTPSERKPRGGSEGRRGLGWAAPPERRGQGAAAGVLGRRRPAGSAVEVLPAGPPSYETHMLRRLRAGQGSRKPNEPRPPPYISPPAYDAPHRTLPTKRPRTAPKPPDAKRGRPAPHGTGPAGGSPEPAPGSAGPRQRLARLPHEVLGGWSYHAGSGTLGRRAGSGLEGAVQSTARGGSAESLFRPLSSPDGGSHTLPRAAGGAGRARGPRGWDAAGPGSAPGRQRLPSGWGFGYAPSSTGSARNGQREGWEQRGRPERRAPPSPRPVGKAPGQSSTAEGRSQHGGVFVIDATCVVIRAEYIPPPRREQVRLLGSPPPRDSASPCQRLLLASRPHLGASERAAGPPPPSPGDGSLGERAARILGLPAAELGLEGPQGACAQREDPGRWGQQAGAALPGSPEPLVGGPRVHGLPSPAASPEEPPGVPGGRETLGDGTNPSVGPGPGWGREAPGDEPQALPPRTRPCAKRPALCTRDLREAVSRIRRHTAPDSDTDEEPEGPAPRGHMAWRGRPRHEALAYSSSSLESSGSDATVVPAAEGGPPGAVPEAREPGQEAWGGVQEGLEMSGAAEPRRG from the exons ATGCTGGGCTGCCCGGTGCGGGGGGGCCATGGGCAGCGGGGGGCACCGGGCACTGGGCACCTGCAGATCTGCAAGCGCACGGACCTGCTGGTGGTGGAGATTAACACGGTCTCTTGTTGCAGCCACGGCAGTGCCATGGACCCAGGGCACTGGCCCGGGCGGGGCTCTGGCACCCCCTGGATCTACCGGAGCATCTCGGGGGAGTACGC GTGTCTGGAGAAGCGCTTTGCGGCTGAGCTGTGGCCGGCCCGGCGCCCGGGGCCCCGTGGGCACCAGGACGCCACGTGGAGCAAGAcgattcctctcccccagccgcCCTCCAGTGGCGACCCCCGGGGCctgcggctgctggggaagggggcgcGAGGGGACCAGGACACCCCCAGCGAGAGGAAGCCGAGGGGCGgctcggagggcaggaggggcctGGGTTGGGCGGCCCCCCcggagaggagggggcagggggcagcggcCGGCGTCCTGGGCAGGAGGCGGCCAGCAGGGAGTGCCGTGGAGGTGCTCCCAGCCGGGCCCCCCAGCTACGAGACCCACATGCTGAGGCGGctccgggcagggcagggcagccgcAAGCCGAACGAGCCACGGCCCCCGCCCTACATCTCGCCCCCTGCCTACGACGCGCCCCACCGCACCCTCCCCACCAAGCGGCCCCGCACCGCCCCCAAGCCGCCGGACGCCAAGCGGGGCCGGCCAGCGCCCCATGGGACAGGGCCCGCTGGAGGCAGCCCGGAGCCCGCTCCCGGCTCAGCCGGCCCCCGGCAGCGGCTGGCCAGGCTCCCCCATGAGGTCCTGGGAGGCTGGAGCTACCACGCGGGGTCGGGCACCCTGGGGCGCCGGGCCGGGTCGGGGCTGGAGGGCGCGGTGCAGTCCACGGCCCGGGGTGGCTCGGCCGAGTCCCTCTTCCGCCCACTGTCCAGCCCAGACGGTGGCAGCCACACGCTGCCCCGGGCAGCCGGAGGGGCTGGCAGGGCCCGCGGCCCCAGGGGCTGGGATGCAGCGGGGCCTGGCTCTGCCCCGGGCCGGCAGCGACTCCCCTCCGGCTGGGGCTTTGGCTACGCGCCCAGCTCCACGGGCAGCGCCAGGAATGGGCAGcgggagggctgggagcagaggggccGGCCAGAACGCAGGGCgcctccctctccccgccccgtGGGGAAGGCACCTGGCCAGTCCTCCACAGCCGAAGGCCGAAGCCAGCATGGGGGCGTCTTTGTGATCGATGCCACCTGCGTGGTGATTCGCGCCGAGTACATCCCGCCCCCGCGGCGGGAGCAGGTGCGGCTCCTGgggtcccccccgccccgggactCGGCCTCTCCATGCCAGAGGCTGCTCCTGGCCAGCCGACCCCACCTTGGGGCCTCCGAGCGGGCGGCAgggcccccacccccttcccccgggGATGGCTCCCTGGGGGAGAGGGCGGCTCGGATCTTGGGGCTCCCCGCGGCCGAGCTGGGCCTGGAGGGACCACAGGGGGCCTGTGCCCAGCGAGAGGACCCCGGGCGCTGGGGCCAGCAGGCGGGAGCAGCTCTTCCTGGCAGCCCAGAGCCGCTGGTGGGGGGCCCCAGAGTACATGGGCTGCCCAGTCCGGCCGCTTCCCCCGAAGAGCCGcctggggtcccggggggcagggagACCCTTGGGGACGGCACCAATCCATctgtggggccggggccgggttggggcagggaggctCCTGGGGACGAgccgcaggccctgcccccccgaacccGGCCCTGCGCCAAGCGCCCGGCGCTCTGCACCCGCGACCTGCGCGAGGCCGTGTCCCGCATCCGCCGCCACACGGCGCCCGACTCGGACACGGACGAGGAGCCCGAGGGCCCGGCCCCGCGCGGCCACATGGCCTGGAGGGGGCGCCCGCGCCACGAGGCCCTGgcctacagcagcagcagcctggagagcagtggctccGACGCCACCGTCGTCCCGGCTGCTGAGGGGGGGCCCCCGGGGGCGGTGCCAGAGGCCAGGGAAccagggcaggaggcctggggcggGGTCCAGGAGGGGTTGGAGATGAGTGGGGCAGCGGAgcccagaagggggtga
- the PRKAG1 gene encoding 5'-AMP-activated protein kinase subunit gamma-1, with translation MEAGPVPERVAEKCPLAPEDVEPSSGVYSCFMKSHRCYDLIPTSSKLVVFDTSLQVKKAFFALVTNGVRAAPLWDSKKQSFVGMLTITDFINILHRYYKSAMVQIYELEEHKIETWREVYLQDSFKPLVCISPNASLFDAVSSLIQNKIHRLPVIDPDSGNTLYILTHKRILKFLKLFITEVPKPEFMAKTLEQLKIGTYANIALVRPNTPLYVALGIFVQHRVSALPVVDESGRVVDIYSKFDVINLAAEKTYNNLDVTVTQALQHRSQYFEGVLKCYKHETLNTIINRLVEAEVHRLVVVDEKEVVKGIVSLSDILQALVLPGGPWP, from the exons GGCCCGGTTCCGGAGAGAGTTGCTGAGAAGTGCCCCCTGGCGCCGGAag ACGTGGAGCCCAGCAGCGGGGTGTACTCCTGCTTCATGAAGTCCCATCGCTGCTATGACCTGATCCCCACCAGCTCCAAGCTGGTCGTCTTCGACACCTCCCTGCAG GTGAAGAAAGCCTTCTTCGCGCTGGTCACCAACGGCGTGCGGGCCGCCCCGCTCTGGGACAGCAAGAAGCAAAGCTTTGTGG GGATGCTGACCATCACTGACTTCATCAACATCCTCCATCGCTACTACAAGTCGGCCATG GTTCAAATCTACGAGCTGGAGGAGCATAAAATCGAAACGTGGCGAG agGTGTATCTGCAAGACTCCTTCAAACCGCTGGTCTGCATCTCCCCCAATGCCAG CCTCTTCGACGCCGTCTCCTCGCTGATCCAGAACAAGATCCACCGGCTGCCCGTCATCGACCCGGACTCGGGGAACACCCTCTACATCCTCACGCACAAACGCATCCTCAAGTTCCTCAAGCTGTTC ATAACGGAGGTCCCGAAGCCGGAATTcatggccaaaaccctggagcagcTGAAGATCGGCACCTACGCCAACATCGCCCTGGTGCGCCCCAACACGCCGCTCTACGTGGCGTTGGGCATCTTCGTGCAGCACCGTGTCTCCGCCCTGCCCGTGGTGGACGAGTCAG GTCGGGTCGTGGACATTTACTCCAAGTTTGACGTCATT AACCTGGCAGCCGAGAAGACGTACAACAACCTGGACGTGACGGTGACGCAGGCGTTGCAGCATCGCTCGCAGTACTTCGAGGGGGTGCTGAAGTGCTACAAACACGAGACCCTGAACACCATCATCAACCGCCTGGTGGAGGCCGAG GTCCACAGGCTGGTGGTGGTGGACGAGAAGGAAGTGGTGAAGGGCATTGTCTCCCTCTCTGACATCCTGCAGGCGCTGGTGCTCCCGGGCGGGCCCTGGCCCTGA